From the Oryza glaberrima chromosome 5, OglaRS2, whole genome shotgun sequence genome, one window contains:
- the LOC127774012 gene encoding peptidyl-prolyl cis-trans isomerase FKBP20-1, whose protein sequence is MAEVADLTGDGGVLKTVVRKAKDDAIAPTDSLPLVDVHYEGTLAENGEVFDTTHEDNSIFSFEIGQGAVIKAWDIALRTMKVGEVAKITCKPEYAYGSAGSPPEIPPNATLIFEVELVACRPRKGSSLGSVSDEKARLEELKKQRELAAATKEEEKKKREEAKAAAAARVQAKLDAKKGKGKGKGK, encoded by the exons ATGGCAGAGGTTGCAGATTTAACTGGGGATGGAGGTGTTCTTAAGACGGTGGTCAGAAAAGCAAAGGATGATGCTATAGCTCCAACTGATAGTCTTCCCTTGGTTGATG TTCATTATGAAGGCACACTCGCTGAAAATGGTGAAGTTTTCGACACCACTCATGAAGACAACtctattttttcatttgaaattggGCAAGGAGCTGTCATTAAAGCATGGGATATAGCTTTAAGAACTATGAAG GTTGGTGAAGTTGCAAAAATAACATGCAAGCCAGAATACGCATACGGAAGTGCAGGGTCGCCGCCAGAGATTCCACCCAA TGCAACACTCATTTTTGAGGTGGAGTTAGTGGCTTGTAGGCCTAGGAAAGGTTCAAGCCTGGGCAGTGTTTCTGATGAGAAAGCCAGGCTAGA GGAACTAAAGAAGCAGCGAGAGCTAGCTGCTGCCACcaaggaggaagagaaaaagaagagggaagAAGCGAAGGCTGCTGCAGCAGCTCGTGTCCAAGCCAAACTTGACGCGAAGAAGGGGAAGggaaaagg
- the LOC127772711 gene encoding small polypeptide DEVIL 11-like, giving the protein MEAMESRAEDQGVKRREPCKKRIGRTAGAGSEAGNGSRHQASCSPPPPPSSSFPRRCARLVKEQRARLYIVRRCVTMLACWRDVDYL; this is encoded by the coding sequence ATGGAGGCGATGGAGTCGCGGGCGGAGGATCAGGGCGTCAAGCGCAGGGAGCCGTGCAAGAAGAGGATCGGGAGAACCGCGGGCGCCGGCTCGGAAGCCGGCAATGGCAGCAGGCATCAGGcatcctgctcgccgccgccgccgccgtcgtcgtcgttcccgcGACGGTGCGCGCGTCTCGTGAAGGAGCAGCGCGCGCGGCTCTACATCGTGCGCCGCTGCGTCACCATGCTCGCGTGCTGGCGCGACGTCGACTACCTCTGA